In one Ciona intestinalis unplaced genomic scaffold, KH HT001222.1, whole genome shotgun sequence genomic region, the following are encoded:
- the LOC113475724 gene encoding mucin-4-like → MCVLGSTCINNPGSYTCQCPEGTFGDGITGCTNIDYCQGVDCVNGSCVNLPTSYECQCNSGWTKSPGGAVCDTDVLECTLDPSRCNNGQCIEQLGSFSCSCQAGWEGSACNTNINECSGNMNNCDGNATCTDTAGSFTCACNAGYRGDGLTCYEYILFLLPNPTTITNRNRNRRIRFDIPIPFGSEFFDSLFISENGVILFSRNNQNRVRNAEFATPIQNPSGNIRFIAPFWDNLAGGTLRFQLDQNSAGIGNTTCDLPRINDLIRNHLSINFTAKMVLRIEWDALTIFPPSLYPNSASTFQTIILSDGLKTIVLFAYQGGLMTYVPDSTQRTASNVGMGFYNNLGSQHYSTGNYFPHLGSNIGTNGLYLYLFDPGTTRETSCINWYNTQSLPWITPFRFSCPWTLFQMFRDRRWLYQFRADVFKQSYPSYFRRNSVCFQRTFGLIGSPAGPRCCYHTHSGAFLVGSHSHYELYQFPSFLPQSNYNASYNSYLNNEIIPYDNCCNAREDVFPYYCGLYEAVRPKTFSFLYRPQRFSWFFGDPHVVNLFNVEYTFNGLGEFYLIYLPSQFVLQGRTERAVNANGTQTEATFFTSFVARDTVNNYTVAFAPNQYNNDTVITINGQVKTFPAVGQSEAVGTLVLQQPNATQYYVGFSADIALTVFVVDGVISIQISSSTAFNTMARGLFGDFYFRNGTQLNVNDLKLNITGRDSFLTGSIDQEKVYPMGKSWQVNETESLFTYPDGRNYTFYNPSNHTPPFLTAEVAALNNATLQLYLSTCGRDNLACLYDYAVTRNQQLALASGNIANEARQLHTIASPS, encoded by the exons ACATCGACTACTGCCAAGGTGTTGACTGCGTAAATGGAAGTTGTGTTAACTTACCGACATCTTATGAGTGTCAATGTAACTCTGGTTGGACGAAATCACCCGGAGGCGCAGTATGTGACACCGATGTTTTGGAATGTACGCTAGATCCGTCCAGGTGCAACAACGGGCAATGTATTGAACAACTCGGATCCTTCTCATGTTCGTGTCAAGCAGGATGGGAAG GTTCTGCGTGCAACACGAACATCAACGAATGTTCGGGAAATATGAACAACTGCGATGGCAACGCAACTTGTACGGACACCGCTGGATCGTTCACATGCGCTTGCAATGCAGGTTATCG GGGCGATGGGTTGACTTgttatgaatatattttgttccTACTTCCAAACCCTACTACGATCACTAATCGAAATCGGAACCGCCGAATACGGTTCGA CATCCCAATCCCGTTCGGAAGTGAGTTCTTCGACTCATTGTTCATCAGTGAGAACGGAGTTATCTTATTCTCAAGGAACAACCAAAACCGAGTTCGAAACGCAGAGTTTGCGACGCCCATACAAAACCCATCAGGAAACATTAGGTTTATTGCTCCATTCTGGGACAACTTGGCTGGAGGGACGCTCAGGTTTCAG TTGGATCAAAACTCGGCCGGCATCGGCAACACAACATGTGACTTGCCGCGCATCAATGATTTGATTAGGAATCATCTTTCAATCAATTTTACCGCCAAGATGGTTCTTCGTATTGAATGGGACGCTCtgaccatcttccccccatcATTGTATCCAAACAGT GCCAGCACATTCCAAACCATCATTCTTTCCGACGGTTTGAAGACGATTGTTCTGTTCGCTTACCAAGGGGGATTAATGACTTACGTGCCCGATTCCACACAGAGAACCGCCAGCAACGTAGGGATGGGTTTCTACAATAACTTAGGATCGCAACATTACTCAACTGGGAACTATTTCCCACACCTTGGTTCAAATATTG GTACCAATGGTTTATACTTGTACTTGTTCGACCCCGGCACTACGAGAGAAACTTCCTGTATCAACTGGTACAACACTCAATCTCTACCCTGGATCACACCTTTCCGATTCTCGTGTCCTTGGACTTTGTTCCAAATGTTCAGAGACCGCAGATGGTTGTATCAATTCCGTGCtgatgtgtttaaacaatccTACCCAAGCTATTTCCGACGAA atTCTGTATGTTTCCAACGAACATTTGGATTGATCGGATCACCTGCCGGacctcgttgctgctaccatacCCACTCTGGAGCTTTCCTGGTGGGATCCCACAGTCACTACGAACTATACCAATTCCCCAGCTTTTTACCACAATCCAACTACAACGCATCATACAACAGCTACTTAA ACAATGAAATTATTCCCTATGACAATTGCTGCAATGCTCGAGAAGATGTTTTCCCATATTACTGCGGCTTGTACGAAGCAGTTCGACCAAAAACCTTCAGCTTTTTATATCGACCACAAAGATTCT CTTGGTTCTTTGGTGACCCCCATGTCGTCAATTTGTTCAATGTTGAATACACATTTAACGGTTTGGGCGAATTCTACCTCATCTATCTTCCGTCCCAGTTCGTCTTACAAGGCCGTACAGAGCGGGCTGTGAATGCTAATGGGACGCAAACAGAGGCGACATTTTTCACGTCTTTCGTTGCTCGTGATACGGTTAACAACTACACT GTTGCCTTCGCCCCCAACCAATACAACAACGACACTGTCATCACCATCAACGGTCAAGTCAAAACTTTCCCAG CTGTGGGACAATCTGAGGCTGTAGGGACACTCGTGCTACAACAGCCCAACGCAACCCAGTATTATGTTGGTTTCTCTGCTGATATTGCATTGACCGTGTTTGTTGTCGATGGCGTCATTTCTATCCAAATTTCATCGAGTACGGCGTTTAACACAATGGCGCGAGGTTTATTTG GCGACTTCTACTTCAGGAATGGAACGCAGTTGAACGTCAACGACTTGAAGTTGAATATTACTGGAAGAGATTCATTCTTGACTGGAAGTATTGACCAGGAGAAAGTTTACCCTATGGGCAAATCAT GGCAAGTCAATGAAACAGAGAGTTTGTTCACGTACCCCGATGGCCGTAACTATACCTTCTATAATCCCTCCAACCACACGCCCCCCTTCCTCACTGCCGAGGTAGCCGCATTAAACAACGCCACCCTCCAACTATATCTATCGACATGCGGCCGAGATAACTTGGCGTGTTTGTACGATTACGCCGTGACAAGAAACCAACAACTTGCCTTGGCATCTGGGAACATCGCCAACGAAGCGCGACAACTCCACACCATAGCAAGTCCGTCATAA
- the LOC108950969 gene encoding uncharacterized protein LOC108950969: protein MEQQQLQMSVLKAVDKVSLTCAQKTNVIGHTGLLVLIDGVLRYSIDFGVSDALIPCAVSSSTCKGTVGIHPYDQKMWGECLGILWEMPCTGEEERFSAWNILMKLIMAPWAGSYNLVRYNCRDYVKGAINWLRTYDPSHTKDTDRAERWLGNINKEDTVKAVGTAVLTVGAIVAGAYALGKLFAAANDDEKSREKQ from the coding sequence ATGGAACAGCAGCAGTTGCAAATGAgtgttttaaaagctgttgACAAAGTTTCTCTTACCTGTGCTCAGAAGACAAACGTTATCGGCCATACTGGGTTGCTGGTCCTTATAGATGGCGTGCTTAGGTACAGTATCGATTTTGGAGTGAGTGACGCCTTGATCCCATGCGCAGTGTCGAGCTCAACATGTAAGGGGACAGTCGGAATACACCCTTATGATCAGAAAATGTGGGGGGAGTGTCTAGGCATCTTGTGGGAGATGCCATGCACCGGTGAAGAGGAGAGGTTTTCGGCGtggaatattttaatgaaGTTGATTATGGCACCGTGGGCTGGAAGTTACAATCTCGTGCGTTACAATTGCCGTGATTATGTAAAGGGGGCGATCAACTGGTTGAGAACATATGATCCAAGCCACACCAAGGATACGGATCGTGCTGAAAGATGGCTGGGCAACATAAATAAAGAAGATACGGTAAAGGCGGTTGGAACCGCGGTGCTGACTGTGGGAGCAATAGTTGCGGGGGCGTATGCCTTGGGTAAATTGTTTGCTGCTGCGAACGACGACGAGAAATCAAGagagaaacaataa